Proteins from a single region of Fundidesulfovibrio magnetotacticus:
- a CDS encoding sensor domain-containing diguanylate cyclase yields MVPDYSPDGAPPGLAPFRVPPQAGAHGPFYKVSYAWRWFALLLGLTAFATLIVHNLYKDHRNLLATEKDRLKNQAQVVKQVVATELVALHSVLYELRSEWASGRLREDADSRFKILVGALPGVRDILLFDAGGMVQAVNDPKLLGQNFGGRDYFRRTALDPSPETLHVSRPYRSTQGDWVITVSLRIDDAQGRFIGVIAATLDPAYFSPLLDSMLHAPDMWAMLVHGQGTVFLTAPHLPETDGRGLERPDTLFSRHLASGGRKSVFLDIMLATGKRELVAFQTISPPALNLSHPLVVAVARDPEVILAGWRTSVIRYGGAFGLLALASSMGLALYQRSRRQYDRLRESAAQALVQSEHFLRTLTDNIPGMVGYWDNGLRCRYANPAYRNWFGRSPEQMLGIHIRELLGGKLYSKNERYILAALRGEPQQFERTLVRSDGSVGHTLVHYIPDEDAGRVRGFYVLVFDVSELKVAQHQLEELVKRLEVLATTDSLTGMANRRRLLERCAEEHARAARYAQPLSFLMMDIDHFKHINDSLGHDVGDEVLKAVAQSCAEALRATDVLGRLGGEEFGVLLPQTATGDARAVAERLRRFVESLVATTRAGTVRVTVSVGFSTWRETDHSAEDMMRRADAGLYEAKRAGRNCVREG; encoded by the coding sequence ATGGTCCCCGATTATTCTCCGGACGGCGCCCCTCCGGGGTTGGCTCCCTTCCGCGTCCCGCCACAAGCGGGCGCGCACGGGCCGTTTTACAAAGTTTCCTATGCATGGCGCTGGTTCGCGCTTCTCCTGGGCCTCACGGCCTTCGCGACGCTGATCGTCCATAATCTCTACAAGGACCACAGGAACCTCCTGGCCACGGAAAAAGACCGCCTGAAAAACCAGGCGCAAGTCGTGAAACAGGTCGTGGCGACGGAACTGGTCGCCCTGCATTCGGTCCTCTACGAATTGCGGTCGGAATGGGCCTCCGGCAGGCTCCGGGAGGACGCCGACAGCCGCTTCAAGATCCTCGTGGGCGCGCTTCCCGGCGTGCGCGACATCCTCCTGTTCGACGCCGGGGGGATGGTCCAGGCCGTCAACGACCCGAAACTCCTGGGCCAGAACTTCGGCGGCCGCGACTACTTCCGACGCACCGCGCTGGACCCCTCACCGGAGACGCTCCACGTCTCCCGGCCCTACCGGTCCACCCAGGGGGACTGGGTGATTACCGTGTCGCTGCGCATCGACGACGCCCAGGGGCGCTTCATCGGGGTGATCGCCGCCACCCTGGACCCGGCCTATTTCTCCCCCCTGCTGGATTCGATGCTCCACGCCCCGGACATGTGGGCCATGCTGGTGCACGGCCAGGGGACGGTGTTCCTCACAGCGCCTCATCTGCCCGAAACGGACGGTCGCGGCCTGGAACGCCCCGACACGCTGTTCTCGCGACATTTGGCAAGCGGGGGCCGTAAAAGCGTGTTCCTGGACATCATGCTTGCCACAGGCAAGCGGGAACTTGTGGCCTTCCAGACCATCTCGCCCCCGGCCCTGAATCTGAGCCATCCGCTGGTGGTGGCCGTCGCGCGCGACCCCGAGGTCATCCTGGCGGGATGGCGCACTTCCGTGATCCGCTACGGAGGGGCTTTCGGGCTGCTCGCCCTGGCATCCAGCATGGGCCTCGCCCTGTACCAGCGCAGCCGCCGCCAGTACGACCGCTTGCGGGAAAGCGCGGCACAGGCCCTGGTGCAAAGCGAACACTTCCTGCGCACCCTCACCGATAACATCCCCGGCATGGTGGGCTACTGGGACAACGGCCTGCGCTGCCGATACGCGAATCCCGCCTATCGGAACTGGTTCGGCCGTTCTCCCGAGCAGATGCTTGGCATTCATATCCGGGAGCTTCTGGGCGGAAAACTCTACAGTAAAAACGAGCGATACATCCTCGCGGCGCTGCGAGGCGAACCACAGCAGTTTGAGCGCACACTCGTGCGTTCCGACGGGAGCGTTGGACACACGCTCGTGCATTACATCCCGGATGAGGATGCAGGCCGTGTGCGAGGGTTCTACGTGTTGGTTTTCGACGTATCGGAGCTCAAAGTGGCGCAGCACCAGTTGGAGGAACTGGTGAAACGTTTGGAGGTGCTGGCGACCACCGACTCGCTCACGGGCATGGCCAACCGCAGGCGTCTTTTGGAGCGCTGCGCCGAGGAGCACGCGCGCGCGGCGCGCTACGCCCAGCCCCTGTCCTTCCTCATGATGGACATCGACCATTTCAAGCACATCAACGACTCGTTGGGCCACGACGTGGGCGACGAGGTGCTCAAGGCCGTGGCCCAGTCCTGCGCCGAGGCCCTGCGCGCCACTGATGTCCTGGGACGCCTGGGCGGCGAGGAGTTCGGGGTGCTGCTGCCCCAGACCGCCACCGGGGACGCTCGCGCCGTGGCCGAACGGCTGCGCCGCTTCGTGGAGAGCCTGGTGGCCACCACCCGGGCCGGCACGGTGCGCGTAACGGTCTCCGTTGGGTTCTCCACCTGGCGGGAGACGGACCATTCGGCCGAGGACATGATGCGCCGCGCCGACGCCGGGCTCTACGAGGCCAAGCGCGCCGGGCGCAACTGCGTGCGCGAGGGCTGA
- a CDS encoding histone deacetylase family protein, producing MLKAADTLGVVFFPAYDWAISPTHPERQERLLYTQDQLREEGLFDIPGVREYKPDVALAHDVDLAHFTFPGVEEVLTSSHLVSAGGAMRAARLVMEREARRAFALVRPPGHHAMKVVHGTRGFCTVNVEAVMVETLRERYGVRRIAIVDTDCHHGDGTQDVYWHDPDVLFISLHQDGRTIYPGSGFPYELGGPTAMGSTCNIPLLPGTGDQGILHMLDHVVLPLIERFRPEIVINSAGQDNHFSDPITNMNFTAQGYAELTRRLGADIAVLEGGYSIQGALPYVNLGICLAMAGIDASGVVEPQYDPERVKQEQRITDYTLSLSDQLMSYFLDPPAMPKHGKAEGEWFVREKEVHYDTDAIFERQREKVLLCPDCSGVVSIESRADSGPLCLGVQIPPGACDACRERGHEEFETGQRSRNYRRAMLVDRPGRAVKRVLI from the coding sequence ATGCTGAAAGCCGCCGACACCCTGGGCGTGGTCTTCTTTCCGGCCTACGACTGGGCCATCAGCCCCACGCACCCCGAGCGCCAGGAGCGCCTGCTCTACACCCAGGACCAACTGCGCGAGGAAGGCCTCTTCGACATCCCCGGCGTGCGCGAATACAAGCCCGACGTGGCCCTGGCCCACGACGTGGACCTGGCCCACTTCACCTTCCCCGGCGTGGAGGAGGTGCTCACCAGCTCCCATCTGGTGAGCGCGGGCGGGGCCATGCGCGCCGCCAGGCTGGTGATGGAGCGCGAGGCGCGACGGGCCTTCGCCCTGGTGCGCCCCCCGGGCCACCACGCCATGAAGGTGGTGCACGGCACGCGCGGCTTCTGCACCGTGAACGTGGAAGCCGTGATGGTGGAAACCCTGCGCGAACGCTACGGCGTGCGCCGCATCGCCATCGTGGACACGGACTGCCACCACGGCGACGGCACCCAGGACGTCTACTGGCACGACCCGGACGTGCTCTTCATCTCCCTGCACCAGGACGGGCGCACCATCTATCCCGGGTCCGGCTTTCCCTACGAGCTGGGCGGCCCCACGGCCATGGGGAGCACCTGCAACATCCCGCTGCTGCCCGGCACCGGCGACCAGGGCATCCTGCACATGCTCGACCATGTGGTGCTGCCGCTCATCGAGCGCTTCAGGCCCGAGATCGTCATCAACTCCGCCGGGCAGGACAATCACTTCTCCGACCCCATCACCAACATGAACTTCACGGCCCAGGGCTACGCGGAGCTCACGCGCAGGCTGGGCGCGGACATCGCGGTGCTGGAGGGCGGCTACTCCATCCAGGGCGCGCTGCCCTACGTGAACCTGGGCATCTGCCTGGCCATGGCCGGCATCGACGCCTCGGGCGTGGTGGAGCCCCAGTACGACCCCGAGCGCGTGAAGCAGGAACAGCGCATCACCGACTACACCCTCTCCCTCTCCGACCAGCTCATGAGCTATTTCCTGGACCCGCCCGCCATGCCCAAACACGGCAAGGCCGAGGGCGAATGGTTCGTGCGCGAGAAGGAGGTCCACTACGACACCGACGCAATCTTCGAGCGCCAGCGCGAGAAGGTGCTCCTGTGCCCGGACTGTTCCGGTGTGGTGTCCATCGAGAGCCGTGCCGACTCCGGCCCCCTGTGCCTGGGCGTGCAGATCCCCCCGGGGGCCTGCGACGCCTGCCGCGAGCGCGGCCACGAGGAGTTCGAGACCGGCCAGCGCTCCCGCAACTACCGCCGGGCCATGCTGGTGGACCGCCCCGGCCGGGCCGTGAAGCGCGTGCTGATCTAG
- a CDS encoding hydantoinase/oxoprolinase family protein — protein sequence MLMGIDVGGTHTDAVLVCRKGLLAWAKAKTHHGDLMRSIREVLTAIAAKAGAKAISRLNLSTTLSTNAIVEGLTEPVGVFVSAGPGIDARAYAVGEHYAVIPGCTDHRGRVTRPLDEARAREHAARCKAAHVSVYACVSKFSPRNPEFEESLRAVVHPQADFVSCGHEFSGQLGFPRRIHTAACNASVWRVFNRFADAVQRAALDFGLMGQVNILKADGGTMPLSVSRSFPVESILSGPAASVMGIIAVCDIAEDSVILDIGGTTTDIALFAEGAPLIEPDGAVISGRPTLVRALKTRSIGVGGDSALSVLEGQVRVGPRRLGPSMAEGGERPTLTDALNVLGRAELGDVSASRRGVNELARANGMDGETLAQDAALAAVTSIRAAVIELTRAVNDRPVYTIYELLEGKRVAPSRVYVMGGPAKALEGLLSEVFPEEVVVPEGYAVANAIGAALSRPTLSAELFADTQRGRMLIPGLDVEQDVPRTYSLDEAQADAAQRLGDYLNQLGVADPEALVETLEAQSFNMVEDGELVGRSIRVKCQVKPGVLPGYREAVRQPC from the coding sequence ATGCTCATGGGCATCGACGTGGGGGGCACGCACACGGACGCCGTGCTGGTGTGCAGGAAGGGCTTGCTGGCCTGGGCCAAGGCCAAGACCCATCACGGCGATTTGATGCGCTCCATCCGCGAGGTGCTCACGGCCATCGCGGCCAAGGCCGGGGCCAAGGCCATCTCGCGGCTCAATCTTTCCACCACGTTATCCACCAACGCCATCGTGGAGGGGCTCACGGAGCCCGTGGGCGTGTTCGTGTCCGCGGGGCCCGGCATCGACGCCCGGGCCTACGCCGTGGGCGAGCACTACGCCGTGATCCCCGGCTGCACCGACCACCGGGGCCGCGTCACCCGCCCCCTGGACGAGGCCCGGGCCCGGGAGCACGCGGCGCGCTGCAAGGCCGCCCACGTGAGCGTCTACGCCTGCGTGAGCAAGTTCTCCCCCCGCAATCCCGAATTCGAGGAATCGCTGCGCGCGGTGGTGCACCCCCAGGCCGACTTCGTGAGCTGCGGCCACGAGTTTTCCGGCCAGCTGGGCTTTCCCCGGCGCATCCACACGGCGGCCTGCAACGCCTCGGTGTGGCGCGTGTTCAACCGCTTCGCGGACGCGGTGCAGCGCGCGGCGCTCGATTTCGGGCTCATGGGCCAGGTGAACATCCTCAAGGCCGACGGGGGCACCATGCCGCTTTCGGTGTCGCGCTCGTTCCCGGTGGAGTCCATCCTTTCGGGTCCGGCGGCATCGGTGATGGGCATCATCGCCGTGTGCGACATCGCGGAAGACTCGGTGATCCTGGACATCGGCGGCACCACCACGGACATCGCGCTCTTCGCCGAGGGCGCGCCGCTCATCGAGCCCGACGGCGCGGTGATCTCGGGGCGTCCCACGCTGGTGCGCGCGCTCAAGACGCGCTCCATCGGCGTGGGCGGCGATTCGGCGCTCTCGGTGCTGGAAGGCCAGGTGCGCGTCGGGCCGCGCAGGCTTGGCCCGTCCATGGCCGAGGGGGGGGAGCGGCCCACGCTCACGGACGCGCTCAACGTGCTGGGCAGGGCGGAACTGGGCGACGTGTCGGCCTCTCGCCGGGGCGTGAACGAGCTGGCCCGGGCCAACGGCATGGACGGGGAGACCCTGGCCCAGGACGCGGCCCTGGCGGCGGTGACGAGCATCCGCGCGGCCGTGATCGAACTGACGCGCGCCGTGAACGACCGCCCCGTGTACACCATCTACGAACTTCTGGAGGGCAAGCGGGTCGCCCCGTCGCGGGTGTACGTGATGGGCGGCCCGGCCAAGGCCCTGGAGGGGCTTTTGTCCGAGGTGTTCCCGGAGGAGGTGGTGGTGCCCGAGGGCTACGCGGTGGCCAACGCCATCGGCGCGGCGCTCTCGCGGCCCACGCTCTCGGCGGAACTCTTCGCGGACACCCAGCGCGGGCGCATGCTCATCCCCGGCCTGGACGTGGAGCAGGACGTTCCCCGCACCTATTCGCTGGACGAGGCCCAGGCCGACGCGGCCCAGCGCCTGGGCGACTACCTCAACCAGCTGGGCGTGGCCGACCCCGAGGCCCTGGTGGAAACCCTGGAGGCCCAGAGCTTCAACATGGTGGAGGACGGCGAGCTGGTGGGCCGCTCCATCCGCGTGAAGTGCCAGGTGAAGCCCGGCGTGCTGCCCGGCTACCGCGAGGCCGTGAGGCAACCATGCTGA
- a CDS encoding NupC/NupG family nucleoside CNT transporter has translation MLQSVFGLVVLVFIAWLLSRDRSRMPWRMLLGGVALQFAIAGLMLKVSAFKGLFMALNRVVLAMEDATREGTTFVFGYLGGGAVPFSELKPGGSFILAFQALPLVIVIAALAGLLYHWGILPRVVRGFSWVLGKTMGIGGALGVGAAGTIFLGMIEAPLLIRPYLTRLTESELFALMATGLSCIAGTMLMLYAGVLGSVIPDSLGHILTASVIHAPAALAVAAVMLPEREKPTLGREMPRSQAAGAMDAVAKGAWDGMQLYLNILAMLIAMIALVKLVNILMGFCPDVLGAPLTLERMLGWVMAPAAWLLGIPWAEAHTAGSLLGVKVVLNEFIAFFQMANLPREALSERTRLILAYAMCSFANLGSVGIIIGGMGSLMPERRAQVASLCMRALAAGVIASLMTGAVVGVLFS, from the coding sequence ATGCTGCAAAGCGTCTTCGGCCTCGTCGTCCTGGTCTTCATCGCCTGGCTCCTGAGTCGCGACCGCTCCCGCATGCCGTGGCGCATGCTTCTGGGCGGCGTGGCGCTGCAGTTCGCCATCGCGGGGCTGATGCTCAAGGTTTCGGCGTTCAAGGGCCTGTTCATGGCGCTCAACCGCGTGGTGCTGGCCATGGAGGACGCCACGCGCGAGGGCACGACGTTCGTGTTCGGGTATCTGGGCGGCGGCGCGGTGCCGTTTTCGGAGTTGAAGCCGGGAGGAAGCTTCATCCTGGCGTTCCAGGCCCTGCCGCTGGTGATCGTGATCGCGGCGCTGGCGGGGCTCTTGTACCACTGGGGCATCCTGCCGCGCGTGGTGCGGGGTTTTTCCTGGGTGCTGGGCAAGACCATGGGCATCGGCGGCGCGTTGGGCGTGGGCGCGGCGGGCACGATCTTCCTGGGGATGATCGAGGCTCCGCTCTTGATCCGCCCGTACCTGACGCGGCTTACCGAGAGCGAACTCTTCGCGCTGATGGCCACGGGGCTTTCGTGCATCGCGGGCACCATGCTCATGCTCTACGCCGGGGTGCTGGGAAGCGTGATCCCGGATTCGCTGGGGCACATCCTCACGGCCTCGGTGATCCACGCCCCGGCGGCGCTGGCGGTGGCGGCGGTGATGCTGCCCGAGCGCGAGAAGCCCACCCTGGGCCGGGAGATGCCCCGCTCCCAGGCGGCGGGAGCCATGGACGCGGTGGCCAAGGGCGCGTGGGACGGCATGCAGCTGTATCTGAACATCCTGGCCATGCTCATCGCCATGATCGCGCTGGTGAAGCTGGTGAACATTCTGATGGGTTTCTGCCCGGACGTGCTGGGCGCGCCGCTCACCCTGGAGCGGATGCTGGGCTGGGTGATGGCCCCGGCGGCCTGGCTGCTGGGGATTCCCTGGGCCGAGGCGCACACGGCGGGGAGCCTGCTGGGCGTGAAGGTGGTGCTGAACGAGTTCATCGCCTTTTTCCAGATGGCGAACCTGCCCCGGGAGGCCCTGTCGGAGCGCACGCGGCTGATTCTGGCGTACGCCATGTGCAGCTTCGCCAACCTGGGCAGCGTGGGCATCATCATCGGCGGGATGGGTTCGCTCATGCCGGAGCGCCGGGCGCAGGTGGCGTCGTTGTGCATGCGGGCGCTGGCGGCTGGCGTGATCGCCTCGCTCATGACGGGCGCGGTGGTGGGGGTGCTCTTCTCCTAG
- the gatA gene encoding Asp-tRNA(Asn)/Glu-tRNA(Gln) amidotransferase subunit GatA, whose protein sequence is MSITDLTLDELRHRLAARDITAVQATEACLERIQATEPTVDALLSLQAEQALETAAALDRQGPDPAKALWGVPMAVKDALCTKGVPTTCASKILENFTPFYDATSVERLKAHGAVILGKANMDEFAMGSSTENSAFKPTRNPWNPFKVPGGSSGGSGATVAARQCFAALGTDTGGSIRLPASFCGVTGIKPTYGRVSRYGLVAYGSSLDQIGPLARTPLDCAIVLQAMAGHDPKDSTCAPRPVPDFAAETKARKDLAGLRIGMPEEYWGEGLTPEVRKACDDAMDAARSLGATLVPVKLPHTRYAIATYYIVAMAEASSNLARFDGVRYGYRHPGAKDLKDLYELSRSHGFGEEVQRRIVLGTYVLSAGYYDAYYRKAAQVRRLIRQDFLDAFAHCDVIAGPTSPFTAFGLGEKTGDPLQMYLADIFTISLNLSGLPGLSLPVGLGEDSALPVGLQLFGKAWEEGTILGAANALYGAVGDVGTPAGVA, encoded by the coding sequence ATGAGCATCACCGACCTCACACTCGACGAGTTGCGCCACCGCCTCGCCGCCCGCGACATCACCGCCGTCCAGGCCACCGAGGCATGCCTCGAACGCATCCAGGCCACCGAGCCCACCGTGGACGCCCTGCTCTCCCTCCAGGCCGAACAGGCCCTGGAGACCGCCGCCGCCCTCGACCGCCAGGGACCAGACCCCGCCAAGGCCCTCTGGGGCGTGCCCATGGCCGTCAAGGACGCCCTCTGCACCAAGGGCGTGCCCACCACCTGCGCCTCCAAGATTCTGGAAAACTTCACGCCCTTCTACGACGCCACCAGCGTCGAACGCCTCAAGGCCCACGGCGCCGTCATCCTGGGCAAGGCCAACATGGACGAGTTCGCCATGGGCTCCTCCACCGAAAACTCCGCCTTCAAGCCCACCCGCAACCCCTGGAACCCCTTCAAGGTCCCCGGCGGCTCCAGCGGCGGCTCCGGCGCAACCGTGGCCGCCCGCCAGTGCTTCGCCGCCCTGGGCACCGACACCGGCGGCTCCATCCGCCTGCCCGCCTCCTTCTGCGGCGTCACCGGCATCAAGCCCACCTACGGGCGCGTCTCCCGCTACGGACTCGTGGCCTACGGCTCCAGCCTCGACCAGATCGGCCCCCTGGCCCGCACCCCGCTGGACTGCGCCATCGTCCTCCAGGCCATGGCCGGGCACGACCCCAAGGACTCCACCTGCGCCCCGCGCCCCGTCCCGGACTTCGCCGCCGAGACCAAAGCCCGCAAGGACCTCGCCGGGCTGCGCATCGGCATGCCCGAGGAATACTGGGGCGAAGGCCTCACCCCCGAGGTGCGCAAGGCCTGCGACGACGCCATGGACGCAGCCCGCTCCCTGGGCGCGACCCTCGTGCCCGTCAAGCTGCCCCACACCCGCTACGCCATCGCCACCTACTACATCGTGGCCATGGCCGAAGCGAGCTCCAACCTCGCCCGCTTCGACGGCGTGCGCTACGGCTACCGCCACCCCGGGGCCAAAGACCTCAAGGACCTCTACGAACTCTCGCGCTCCCACGGCTTCGGCGAGGAAGTCCAACGCCGCATCGTCCTGGGCACCTACGTGCTCTCCGCCGGCTACTACGACGCCTACTACCGCAAGGCCGCCCAGGTCCGCCGCCTCATCCGCCAGGACTTCCTCGACGCCTTCGCGCACTGCGACGTGATCGCCGGACCCACCTCGCCCTTCACCGCCTTCGGGCTGGGCGAAAAAACCGGCGACCCGCTCCAGATGTACCTGGCCGACATCTTCACCATCTCCCTCAACCTCTCGGGACTGCCCGGACTCTCCCTGCCCGTGGGCCTGGGGGAAGACTCGGCGCTGCCCGTGGGCCTGCAACTCTTCGGCAAGGCCTGGGAAGAAGGGACCATCCTGGGCGCGGCGAACGCGCTCTACGGCGCGGTGGGCGACGTGGGGACCCCGGCAGGCGTGGCGTAG
- the gatC gene encoding Asp-tRNA(Asn)/Glu-tRNA(Gln) amidotransferase subunit GatC, with the protein MTFTPDQAARVAALARLRLPEDKLEHLAAQMGDILSYMDTLTACDTQGVEPLYGPVEHDTPLRMDVAVKTFQRADILSQAPESDGTFFVVPKIVAG; encoded by the coding sequence ATGACATTCACCCCGGACCAAGCCGCCCGGGTGGCCGCCCTGGCCCGCCTGCGCCTGCCCGAGGACAAGCTCGAACACCTTGCCGCCCAGATGGGCGACATCCTCTCCTATATGGACACCCTCACCGCCTGCGACACCCAGGGCGTGGAACCCCTCTACGGACCCGTGGAGCACGACACCCCCCTGCGCATGGACGTGGCAGTGAAGACCTTCCAGCGCGCCGACATCCTCTCCCAGGCCCCCGAATCCGACGGGACCTTCTTCGTGGTCCCCAAAATCGTCGCCGGATAA
- a CDS encoding penicillin-binding protein activator: MPNVRRAAAALLLLLLALFLAGCSGMDMFKDTPPTSAQEQTLLQAKAAEAWSQARYDKALELYNLVMQGQALTREARLTALERIAQCALRLGRTQEALDALDNWGQTDPKVKATWNWNSLTVQALSAMGRERQAEEHLAKLLQMRGTSFELTGPAGVELAKRYASRDQGGQAARILRTQHAKAPNRTERAAFEADTARMLGQLSPQGLASLLASVNEANSAVFPYNLVSLEDARRAASANPAARERLRDIADRLARSSDLADRDLPARILSQGLAAATSGQAPAAALPDAPALKPDSLGVALLLPQTGQLRALAAKVLAGANAAKAQLAAQGVQVDLRVINTDDASYVDHLVALPHDVTIVGGPMHASYFKNLPASGELSRRVFLSFTPSLPDAEEGKHYWRLFWSAEDVVNSVLAVPVEEGVKRYGVLYPEDPTGKRLADAFAAAAHARGAEVSVLQPYPPADAARWGDILKTMLHAVPKGVDGKSFTVRPDFEALFIPDKLQIADHLIGQLLFYQADQLVVLGPNLWAESLSAGSAKPQINPANYRYAFCSGAFWAQNPSKALAELRSGLAKANQGEPDFWTALGFDFVRLAAASGAVPPDSAPSEISKRLAEASRKIEWSMAPVTWDGSGHARMNLFFFRPSVEGLAVVDKEGFKERLDALRAKPQGQ; this comes from the coding sequence ATGCCGAACGTACGCCGCGCCGCAGCCGCCCTGCTGCTTCTGCTCCTCGCCCTCTTCCTCGCCGGTTGCTCCGGCATGGACATGTTCAAGGACACCCCGCCCACCTCGGCCCAGGAGCAGACGCTCCTCCAGGCCAAGGCCGCCGAAGCCTGGAGCCAGGCCCGCTACGACAAGGCCCTGGAACTCTACAACCTGGTCATGCAGGGCCAGGCCCTTACCCGGGAGGCGCGCCTCACCGCCCTGGAGCGCATCGCCCAGTGCGCCCTGCGCCTCGGTCGCACCCAGGAAGCCCTGGACGCCCTGGACAACTGGGGGCAGACCGACCCCAAGGTGAAGGCCACCTGGAACTGGAACAGCCTTACCGTGCAGGCCCTCTCGGCCATGGGCCGCGAGCGCCAGGCCGAAGAGCACCTGGCCAAGCTCCTCCAGATGCGCGGAACCTCTTTCGAACTCACCGGCCCGGCGGGCGTGGAGCTGGCCAAACGCTACGCCTCGCGCGACCAGGGCGGCCAGGCCGCGCGCATCCTGCGCACGCAGCACGCCAAGGCCCCCAACCGCACGGAGCGCGCCGCCTTCGAGGCCGACACCGCCCGCATGCTGGGGCAGCTCTCCCCCCAGGGTCTGGCCTCCCTGCTGGCCTCGGTCAACGAGGCCAACTCCGCCGTCTTCCCCTACAACCTCGTCTCACTGGAAGACGCCCGCCGCGCCGCCTCCGCCAACCCGGCCGCCCGCGAGCGCCTGCGCGACATCGCCGACCGCCTGGCACGCTCATCCGATCTGGCCGACCGCGACCTCCCCGCACGCATCCTCTCCCAGGGCCTCGCGGCCGCCACCTCCGGGCAGGCCCCTGCCGCCGCCCTGCCCGACGCCCCGGCCCTCAAGCCCGATTCCCTCGGCGTGGCCCTGCTCCTGCCCCAGACCGGGCAGCTGCGCGCCCTGGCCGCCAAGGTCCTGGCCGGAGCCAACGCCGCCAAGGCCCAGCTGGCCGCCCAGGGCGTCCAGGTGGACCTGCGCGTCATCAACACCGACGACGCCTCCTACGTGGACCACCTCGTAGCCCTGCCCCACGACGTGACCATCGTGGGCGGCCCCATGCACGCCTCCTACTTCAAGAACCTCCCGGCCAGCGGCGAACTCTCCCGCCGGGTGTTCCTCTCCTTCACGCCCTCCCTGCCGGACGCGGAGGAAGGCAAGCACTACTGGCGGCTCTTCTGGAGCGCCGAGGACGTGGTGAACTCCGTGCTGGCCGTGCCCGTGGAGGAAGGCGTGAAGCGCTACGGCGTGCTCTACCCCGAAGACCCCACCGGCAAGCGCCTGGCCGACGCCTTCGCCGCCGCCGCCCACGCCAGGGGCGCGGAGGTGAGCGTGCTCCAGCCCTACCCGCCCGCCGACGCCGCCCGCTGGGGCGACATCCTGAAGACCATGCTCCACGCCGTGCCCAAGGGAGTGGACGGCAAGAGCTTCACCGTGCGCCCGGATTTCGAGGCCCTCTTCATCCCCGACAAGCTTCAGATCGCCGACCACCTCATCGGCCAGCTCCTCTTCTACCAGGCCGATCAGCTGGTGGTGCTGGGTCCCAACCTCTGGGCCGAATCCCTCTCCGCCGGGAGCGCCAAGCCCCAGATCAACCCCGCCAACTACCGCTACGCCTTCTGCTCCGGCGCGTTCTGGGCCCAGAACCCCTCCAAGGCCCTGGCCGAGCTGCGCTCGGGGCTCGCCAAGGCCAACCAGGGAGAACCCGATTTCTGGACCGCCCTGGGCTTCGACTTCGTGCGCCTAGCCGCCGCATCCGGGGCCGTGCCGCCGGACTCCGCGCCCTCGGAGATCAGCAAGCGCCTCGCCGAGGCCTCGCGCAAGATCGAGTGGTCCATGGCTCCCGTCACCTGGGACGGCTCCGGGCACGCCCGCATGAACCTCTTCTTCTTCCGCCCCTCCGTGGAGGGCCTGGCCGTGGTGGACAAGGAAGGATTCAAGGAGCGCCTGGACGCCCTGCGCGCCAAGCCCCAGGGCCAATAG
- a CDS encoding C-GCAxxG-C-C family protein: MKDAPAIAHQAARQIPPRDHPPAECDGCAQAPPEQASPASRRGLPEEPLADAAAEALAEAVAERALALFESREMYCAEAVLCALSEGLGGGLERESARGLAMGFGQGLGKAGCVCGALGGAVMGASFFLARELSPDEVRGASKRLHAVFTGAHGSSCCRVLTRTVRDDPKGHFRQCAVFTRHGALLAAREVLGRMPRLATGAGLAAVSRRRSRLGSLLRRLADRLG, translated from the coding sequence ATGAAAGACGCCCCCGCCATCGCGCATCAGGCCGCGCGGCAGATTCCTCCCCGGGACCATCCCCCGGCGGAGTGCGACGGGTGCGCCCAGGCCCCGCCGGAGCAGGCGTCCCCCGCGTCCCGCCGGGGCCTGCCGGAAGAGCCCCTTGCCGATGCGGCGGCCGAGGCCCTGGCCGAGGCCGTGGCAGAGCGTGCCCTGGCGCTCTTCGAGAGCCGGGAGATGTATTGCGCCGAGGCGGTGCTCTGCGCCCTGTCCGAGGGCCTGGGCGGCGGGCTGGAGCGCGAGAGCGCCCGGGGGCTGGCCATGGGCTTCGGCCAGGGGCTGGGCAAGGCCGGGTGCGTGTGCGGGGCGCTGGGCGGCGCGGTGATGGGCGCCTCGTTCTTTCTTGCCCGGGAGCTGTCGCCGGACGAGGTGCGCGGGGCCTCGAAGCGCCTGCACGCTGTGTTCACCGGGGCGCACGGGTCGAGCTGCTGCCGTGTGCTCACCCGCACGGTGCGCGACGACCCGAAAGGGCATTTCCGCCAATGCGCGGTGTTCACGCGCCACGGGGCGCTCCTGGCCGCGCGCGAGGTGCTGGGGCGCATGCCGCGCCTGGCCACGGGGGCCGGTCTCGCCGCCGTGAGCCGTCGGCGCTCCCGTCTGGGTAGTCTGCTGCGCCGGCTGGCCGACCGCCTGGGCTGA